GAATGACGAAAATTTTTCCGTCCCCGATCTTTCCCATCCGAGCCGCCTCCGTAATGGTTTGAACGACTTTATCTGCAATATCGTTGGCCACCACCGTTTCAATTTCGACTTTGGGAATAAATTCTAGTTCATATTCATTCCCTCGATACATCTCATGATGACCCTTCTGACGTCCAAAACCCTTGACCTCAGTGACTGTCATTCCCTGGACTCCGAGATTATGAAGGGCATCCTTCACATCATTTAACTTGAACGGCTGAATAATTGCTTTAATCAGTTTCACGATCCATCTCCTATTCTTTTAACAGAAAGCCGTCATCCAGTGATTTTGGATGACAGAACATGTGATCATTGTTAACAGAGCTAATAATCTAGCATCTTTTATACCAACTGCAATAAACTTTTTTTTGAATATAAAAAAACTTTGAAAAAATTTTAAGAGTGGCGATTTTCTGACAATCTGCTGTAGAAGTAACATTTTTTAGAAACAGATAGAACTTGAAAATCAATTTTGATAAACTGCTTTCTCAATGATCCAGCTAACACGGGACACACGACATCTCAATTGGATTTTAGGATGGGCGGTTGTATTTTGCGATATTGGAACCTCCATTTACTATGTCCCTGGGATTCTTTATGGACATGTAAAGGATGCCACTCCTTTTTTTGTCCTTCTCACCGCATTTGGTTTTATCCTTTTAGGGATTAAATACAGCGAAATTTCTTGGCGAAATCCTGAAGGAGGTGGGGTTGTCACTGTTGCCACCAAGGCATTTGGACCGATGTGGGGCTGCTTGGGAGGAATGCTCATCATCGTCGATTATTTTCTTACGACGGCGATTTCTTCTGTGTCGGGGTTTCAATACCTAGGGAGTCTTTTTCCATTGGCCGATCATCATATTGTTCTTTTGGCCTGTA
Above is a window of Chlamydiota bacterium DNA encoding:
- a CDS encoding P-II family nitrogen regulator, whose product is MKLIKAIIQPFKLNDVKDALHNLGVQGMTVTEVKGFGRQKGHHEMYRGNEYELEFIPKVEIETVVANDIADKVVQTITEAARMGKIGDGKIFVIPIESAIRIRTGESGEKAL